A window of Rhododendron vialii isolate Sample 1 chromosome 13a, ASM3025357v1 contains these coding sequences:
- the LOC131313844 gene encoding uncharacterized protein LOC131313844 → MERPHGLRVPHGQYYLVDAGYTNGNGFLAPYRGQRYHINIWRQGHLPTSKEEFFNMKHSAARNCIERSFGVLKKRFAILRSPSFYPIRTQCRIVSACCLLHNLIKREMPNDPIEHEYTAWELAHINDVPVDDHIGAVESSNEWTAGRDALAAAMYNQWLANGGGQVEGILP, encoded by the exons ATGGAAAGACCCCACGGTCTCAGAGTCCCCCATG GACAATATTACCTTGTTGATGCTGGCTATACCAATGGGAACGGTTTTCTAGCACCATACCGTGGCCAACGATACCACATTAATATTTGGAGGCAAGGTCATCTACCAACAAGCAAAGAGGAGTTCTTCAACATGAAACACTCCGCCGCTAGGAATTGCATTGAGAGAAGCTTTGGGGTTCTCAAGAAGCggtttgcaattttgagatCTCCCTCCTTTTACCCAATAAGGACTCAATGTCGTATCGTGTCAGCATGTTGTCTTCTTCATAACCTAATTAAGAGAGAGATGCCCAACGATCCAATTGAACACGAGTACACAGCGTGGGAACTAGCACATATCAACGATGTCCCTGTTGATGATCACATTGGTGCCGTAGAGAGTTCCAATGAGTGGACCGCAGGGAGGGATGCTCTTGCGGCAGCCATGTATAACCAATGGTTAGCCAATGGTGGGGGACAAGTGGAGGGCATCCTTCCTTga
- the LOC131314690 gene encoding uncharacterized protein LOC131314690: MAATSLSISLSPFPLSSSFLSPKPRLFSLNTHSDSSLSLTSKRAIQFNTTPRLEIPSKRVQFWKTSAVSGDALPVEANPVENSEQIVASSGGDVVSTIISVLLFLAFIGLSILTIGVIYIAVTDFLTRRESDKFAKEEAARNKKRKKSGKNKRVIRARAGPRGFGQKRVEEEDD, translated from the exons ATGGCTgccacctctctctctatatctctctctccctttcctctctcctcttcctttCTCAGCCCAAAACCTCGCTTGTTTTCACTAAATACCCACAGTGATTCATCTCTCTCACTTACCTCAAAGAGGGCCATCCAATTTAATACTACCCCACGTCTTGAAATTCCTTCGAAAAGGGTCCAATTCTGGAAAACCTCTGCTGTTTCTGGAGATGCTTTGCCTGTAGAAGCAAACCCAGTTGAGAATTCTGAGCAAATTGTTGCTTCCAGTGGCGGTGATGTTGTCTCCACCATCATCTCTGTCCTTCTGTTCTTGGCTTTCATTGGCCTATCGATTCTCACCATAGGG GTTATCTACATAGCAGTCACAGATTTTTTGACGAGGAGGGAGTCGGATAAATTTGCGAAAGAGGAAGCGGCTAGGAataagaagaggaagaagagtggTAAAAATAAGAGGGTGATTAGAGCTAGAGCCGGACCCAGAGGGTTTGGACAAAAAAGagtggaggaagaagatgattaG
- the LOC131314678 gene encoding pumilio homolog 2-like, which translates to MLSEMGRRPVLGGNEGGGSFGDELEKEISLLLREQRRQDGDDDREKELNLYRSGSAPPTVEGSLSAVGGLFNHGGAAGGAAAFSGFSNRKSGNGFVSEEEIRSDPAYLSYYYSNPNLNPRLPPPLVSKEDWRSSQRLQGGSSALGGIGDRRKVSRNDSGGGSGSGRSMFSMPPGFRSKKVERESESESEKVHASGEWGVDGLIGLPGLGLGGKQKSFAEIFQDDSGHASPAAGYPSRPASRNAFENAEIMGSVESELAHLRSELSSSNSRRSNVNVQSSSAVQNGGPPASYSYAAALGTSLSRSTTPDPQIARAPSPCLAPIGGDRVNASEKRSVNSPNSFNGMSTSLTETADLVAALSGVKLSNGVTGEENHLPPQIEPVIDDHNNYLFNLQSGQNNAEQHPYAKNFESGLNNSLVFDRQVDHITAASPNKSYLKGSAASTLNSKGSLPSHYQHLDSPNSSFLDYGLGGYSMNTTMPSMMGGHLGTSNLPPLYENVAAASAMGVAGMDPRFLASGFSLSPGASESQNQAPLVDPMYLQYLRTAEYAAALNDPSMDRNYIGDSYTDLLQKAYMGSLLSPHKSQYVLPTGTKPGGSNHHRYYGNPAYGVGFSYPGSPLASPVGPGSPMRHGELNMRIPSIMKNMGGSVMGHSWHLQAGYNMDDAFASSLLEEFKSNKAKCFELSEIAGHVVDFSADQYGSRFIQQKLETATTEEKNMVFEEINVQALTLMTDVFGNYVIQKFFEHGLVSQKRELAGKLFGHVLSLSLQMYGCRVIQKAIEVVDMDQKIKMVEELDGHVMRCVRDQNGNHVIQKCIECVPEEHIQFIITTFYDQVVTLSTHPYGCRVIQRILEHCRDPKTQSKVMDEVLGSVSMLAQDQYGNYVIQHVLEHGKPHERSTIIKELAGKIVQMSQQKFASNVVEKCLTFGGPSERQLLVDEMLGLTDENEPLQAMMKDQFANYVVQKVLETCDDHHRELILSRIKVHLNALKKYTYGKHIVARVEKLVAAGERRIAVQSPHLA; encoded by the exons ATGTTGTCTGAAATGGGTAGGAGGCCGGTTCTTGGTGGTAACGAAGGAGGTGGATCTTTTGGAGAtgaattggagaaagaaatcaGCTTGTTGCTCCGCGAGCAGAGGCGACAGGACGGCGACGATGATCGCGAAAAGGAGCTGAATTTGTACAGGAGTGGCTCAGCTCCTCCCACTGTGGAGGGCTCACTGAGTGCTGTTGGTGGTTTGTTTAATCACGGTGGTGCTGCCGGTGGTGCTGCCGCCTTTTCAGGGTTTTCCAATAGGAAAAGTGGTAATGGGTTTGTGTCAGAGGAAGAGATTAGGTCCGATCCTGCTTATTTATCGTATTACTATTCGAATCCGAACTTGAACCCTAGGCTGCCGCCTCCTTTGGTATCTAAGGAGGACTGGCGGTCCTCCCAGAGGTTGCAAGGAGGGAGTTCGGCGTTGGGCGGGATTGGGGATAGAAGAAAAGTGAGTAGGAatgatagtggtggtggtagtggtagtggaaGATCCATGTTTTCAATGCCGCCAGGGTTTAGGTCAAAGAAAgtagagagggagagtgagagTGAGTCGGAAAAAGTCCATGCTTCGGGAGAGTGGGGTGTTGATGGACTGATTGGGTTGCCTGGTTTAGGACTTGGTGGGAAGCAGAAGAGCTTTGCTGAAATATTTCAG GATGATTCGGGGCATGCATCTCCTGCTGCTGGGTACCCTTCCCGGCCTGCAAGTCGTAATGCTTTTGAAAATGCCGAAATTATGGGTTCTGTTGAATCTGAGCTGGCTCATTTGCGTAGCGAATTGTCGTCCTCAAATAGTAGGCGTTCCAATGTAAATGTTCAGAGCTCATCTGCTGTTCAAAATGGTGGCCCACCTGCGTCATATTCTTATGCTGCTGCGTTGGGCACTTCCTTGTCTCGAAGCACCACACCTGATCCCCAAATTGCTAGGGCTCCTAGTCCTTGCCTTGCTCCTATTGGTGGAGATAGGGTAAACGCGTCTGAAAAGAGAAGTGTTAATAGTCCCAACTCATTTAACGGCATGTCTACTTCCTTGACAGAGACTGCAGATCTGGTCGCTGCTTTGTCTGGTGTAAAGCTTTCAAATGGCGTGACAGGTGAAGAGAACCATCTGCCCCCCCAGATTGAACCGGTTATCGACGATCACAACAATTATCTCTTCAATTTGCAAAGTGGTCAGAATAATGCTGAGCAGCATCCGTACGCTAAGAATTTTGAATCAGGGCTTAATAACTCCTTGGTATTTGATAGGCAAGTTGACCATATAACTGCTGCTTCTCCCAATAAATCGTACCTAAAAGGATCTGCTGCTTCTACTCTTAACAGCAAAGGAAGTTTACCTTCTCACTATCAGCATTTGGATAGTCCTAATTCATCGTTTTTGGACTATGGATTAGGGGGGTACTCCATGAACACCACAATGCCCTCAATGATGGGTGGCCATTTAGGCACTTCTAATCTGCCACCTTTATACGAAAATGTTGCTGCCGCATCGGCCATGGGTGTCGCCGGAATGGACCCAAGATTTTTGGCTTCTGGTTTTAGTCTGAGCCCCGGAGCTTCAGAATCACAAAATCAGGCGCCTCTTGTGGATCCTATGTATCTTCAGTACTTGAGGACCGCTGAGTATGCTGCAGCTCTTAATGACCCCTCTATGGATAGGAATTACATTGGAGACTCGTACACGGATTTACTTCAAAAAGCTTATATGGGTTCTTTGCTATCACCTCATAAATCACAGTATGTTCTTCCCACAGGCACAAAGCCCGGTGGTTCGAATCACCACCGGTACTATGGTAATCCTGCATATGGTGTTGGTTTCTCTTATCCCGGAAGCCCCTTGGCTAGTCCTGTTGGACCTGGTAGTCCTATGAGGCATGGTGAACTCAATATGCGGATCCCTTCTATAATGAAAAACATGGGTGGGAGTGTAATGGGACACTCCTGGCACTTACAGGCTGGTTATAACATGGACGATGCCTTTGCATCCTCTTTACTGGAAGAGTTTAAGAGCAATAAAGCCAAGTGTTTTGAACTTTCGGAAATCGCTGGTCATGTTGTTGATTTCAG TGCGGATCAGTATGGGAGCCGCTTCATCCAACAGAAGCTCGAAACCGCAACGACAGAGGAGAAAAACATGGTTTTTGAGGAAATCAACGTACAAGCTCTTACTTTGATGACTGATGTGTTTGGTAATTATGTGATTCAAAAG ttttttgagCATGGACTTGTGTCCCAGAAAAGAGAACTGGCTGGCAAGCTTTTTGGGCATGTGTTGTCACTTAGCCTTCAAATGTATGGTTGTCGAGTCATCCAGAAG GCTATAGAAGTGGTTGATATGGATCAAAAGATAAAAATGGTAGAAGAGCTCGATGGTCATGTCATGCGCTGTGTGCGTGATCAGAATGGGAACCATGTCATTCAGAAGTGTATTGAATGTGTTCCTGAAGAACATATTCAGTTTATTATTACAACATTTTACGATCAAGTTGTGACTCTTTCCACCCATCCATATGGGTGTCGTGTGATACAG AGGATATTGGAACACTGCAGGGATCCAAAGACCCAGAGTAAAGTGATGGATGAAGTTTTAGGATCTGTTAGCATGTTAGCACAAGATCAGTATGGCAATTATGTTATACAG CATGTTCTGGAGCATGGAAAGCCACATGAGCGATCGACAATAATCAAGGAATTAGCCGGGAAGATAGTTCAAATGAGCCAGCAGAAGTTTGCCTCCAATGTTGTGGAGAAATGTTTAACTTTTGGTGGTCCTTCTGAACGTCAGCTCCTGGTCGATGAGATGCTTGGACTTACTGATGAGAATGAACCCCTTCAG GCAATGATGAAAGATCAATTTGCCAATTATGTTGTGCAAAAAGTTCTGGAAACTTGTGATGATCACCATCGTGAACTGATCCTATCGCGAATTAAGGTTCATCTGAATGCACTGAAGAAATACACTTACGGAAAGCATATTGTTGCTCGGGTAGAGAAGCTTGTTGCAGCTGGAG AAAGGAGAATTGCAGTTCAGTCTCCGCACCTTGCTTAG
- the LOC131314686 gene encoding E3 ubiquitin-protein ligase RDUF2, producing MESTASYWCHRCTRFVRVWSEESLVCPHCDSGFIEAVTAAPPPSDSPRPFPAAAMYMIGPTRPDPDRASNLRSRRQRRNHGDRSPFNPVIVLRGPADESRDDDGGEGGGGGERRSFELYYNDGAGSGLRPLPAAMSEFLMGSGFDRLLDQLSQIEINGLGRHEQPPASKSAVESMPTVEIVAGHVTSDSHCAVCKEAFVIGSEAREMPCKHIYHSDCILPWLSLRNSCPVCRHELPAESASSLDLDNGDEETVGLTIWRLPGGGFAVGRFTGGRRAGEREIPAVFTEMDGGFNSNSGGGARRIAWGPGRGRGREGNGGGGVGRVFRNLFSFIGRLGNSNSRPGRSGGDSQSVSSIRRSRSHSSGSVFNRYFRRRNRAWVLGEENGMARW from the coding sequence ATGGAGTCGACGGCGTCGTACTGGTGCCACAGATGTACTCGATTCGTCCGCGTCTGGTCCGAGGAGAGCCTAGTTTGTCCCCACTGCGACAGCGGATTCATCGAGGCGGTCACCGCCGCCCCGCCGCCGTCGGACTCTCCCCGCCCCTTCCCCGCCGCGGCCATGTACATGATCGGCCCCACCCGGCCCGATCCGGATCGGGCGTCGAACCTCCGATCCCGCCGGCAGCGGCGGAACCACGGCGACCGGTCGCCGTTCAATCCAGTCATCGTTCTGCGCGGTCCTGCTGATGAATCTAGAGACGACGACGGCGGCGAAGGCGGTGGCGGCGGAGAGAGGAGGAGCTTCGAGCTGTACTACAACGACGGCGCCGGATCCGGTCTCCGGCCGCTCCCGGCGGCCATGTCGGAGTTTCTGATGGGGTCGGGGTTCGACAGGTTACTGGATCAGCTGTCGCAGATCGAAATCAACGGGTTGGGCCGCCACGAGCAGCCGCCGGCGTCGAAGTCCGCCGTGGAGTCGATGCCGACGGTGGAGATCGTCGCCGGGCACGTGACCTCCGACTCGCACTGCGCCGTGTGCAAGGAGGCCTTCGTGATAGGCTCGGAGGCCCGGGAGATGCCGTGCAAGCACATATACCACTCCGACTGCATCCTCCCCTGGCTCTCGCTCCGCAACTCGTGCCCCGTCTGCCGCCACGAGCTCCCCGCGGAGTCCGCATCGAGTTTAGACCTCGATAACGGAGACGAGGAGACGGTTGGGCTGACCATATGGAGGCTGCCGGGCGGGGGGTTTGCTGTGGGGAGGTTTACCGGGGGTAGGAGGGCCGGGGAGAGGGAGATTCCGGCCGTGTTCACGGAGATGGACGGGGGGTTTAATAGTAATAGTGGCGGTGGGGCGAGGAGGATTGCCTGGGGGCCggggagggggagagggagagaggggaacggtgggggtggggtggggaggGTTTTTCGTAATTTGTTCTCGTTTATTGGGCGGTTAGGGAATTCCAATTCCAGGCCTGGTCGGTCTGGTGGCGATTCGCAATCCGTGTCCTCGATTAGGAGGAGCCGGAGTCATTCTTCGGGGTCTGTTTTCAATAGGTACTTTAGACGGCGGAATAGGGCTTGGGTGTTGGGAGAAGAGAATGGAATGGCAAGGTGGTGA